DNA sequence from the Oxalobacteraceae sp. CFBP 8761 genome:
CCAGTTCCAGCAGGAACAAGCCTGAGTTCGGTGGCGCGCCGCCAGCCTCGTGCGCGCCAGCGCGCAGTCAGAATGAATCTGGAACTGCCTCTTCCCAACTCTTGAAGCGAGTCACGATGTCATTTTCACGCACCTTCCGCAGTACCTTCCGCCATACCATCCTCGCCGCCAGCCTGCTCGCTGGCCTGTCCCAGGTTGGCGCGCACGCCGCGTCGCTTCCGGCGCCATTCGACACCCAGCTGGCCGCCGACTTTCCCAAGCTCGAAGCCTTCTACCGTGATCTGCACGCCAATCCCGAGCTCGGCTTTGCAGAACACAAGACTGCGGCCAAGCTGGCCGAACGGGCCAAGGCGCTCGGTTTCGAGGTGACCACCGGCGTCGGTGGTACCGGCGTCGTGGCGATCCTCAAGAATGGTCCGGGGCCGACCGTGATGCTGCGTACCGAGATGGACGCGCTGCCGGTGCTGGAAAAGACCGGCCTGCCGTTTGCCAGCAAGGTCACGACGAAAAATGCCGCCGGCGACACCGTCCCGGTGGCGCATGCCTGCGGCCACGATCTGCACATGGCTGCCTGGTATGGCACCGCAAAGTTGATGGCAGAGAACCGCAAGGCCTGGAGCGGTACGCTGATGCTGATCGGCCAGCCGTCCGAAGAAGCGTTGACGGGCGCCGCCGCCATGCTCAAGGACGGCTTGTTTACGCGCTTCCCGAAACCGGATTACGCGCTGTCGATGCATGACGACGCGTCGATGGCATCGGGCACGGTCATGTGGCACGCCGGGCCATTTCGCGCCTCGGCCGACACCGTCACCATCACGATGTTCGGGCAGGGCGGCCATGGCGCCGTGCCGCATGAAACGCGCGACCCGGTGGTGATGGCGGCGCGCCTGGTCATGGCGTTGCAAACGCTGATCTCGCGCGAAAACAATCCGCTCGATCCGGTCGTGATCACGGTCGGCAGCATCCAGGGCGGCACCCAGGCCAATATCGTGCCGGATCAGGTCAAGCTGGCGCTCACGGTGCGTACCTTCCGGCCCGAAGTGCGCCAGCGCGTGCTGGCCAGCATCGCGCGTGAAGCCAAGGGTGAGGCGCTTGCCGCCGGCGCGCCGAAGGAGCCGCTGGTGGAAGTCAAGACGGGCACCGATTCGGTCGTCAACGATCCGCAGTTGGTGGCGCGCGCCGTCAAGGCGGTCGAGCAGGCCGTCGGGCCCGATTTTGTGAAAGAAATGCCGGCCAAGATGACGTCTGAAGACTTCGCCATGTACGGCCAGCAGCCCGGCGTCAAGGCGTTGCTGCTGCACGTGGGCGCGGTCGATGCCGGTCGTCTCGAGGCAGCGAAGAAAGCAGGCAAACCCTTGCCGGGCACTCATTCGCCACAATGGGCGCCGGATCTGAAGCCGACGCTGACCAATACCATCAAGGCCGAGACGGCGATTCTGCTCGACCTGATGGCACCACAGCGCTAGGCGCACCATCATAAGGCCCGTCATGCATTTTCTTGTCCTCGCCGCTGCGTCCTCGCTCGTCCTTGCCACCGTACCGCTTGCCCAGGCCCAGCCTGCAGGCAAGGTTCTGCAAGTCAAGATCGGTACGGTATCTCCGCTGTCCGGCCCCAGCGCCCATGCGGGCAAGGACATCGAAAACGGCGCCCGCCTGGCGATTGATGACCTCAATGCGAAAGGGATCGTGCTTGGCGGCAGCAAGGTCCAATGGGTCTTGCAGCCTGAGGACGACGGCGCCGATCCCCGCACCGGCACGACGGTCGCGCAAAAGCTGGTCGATGCGAAAGTGGCGGCCGTTGTGGGGCACCTCAATTCAGGCACGACCGTGCCGGCTTCGAAAATCTATGCCAACGCCGGCATTCCGCAGATTTCGCCAGCGGCCACGACGCCCGTCTACACCAACCAGGGTTTCAAGACGGCGTTTCGTGTCGTCGCCAATGACAACCTGATCGGCCGCACGCTGGCCACGTATACGCTCGGCACCCTGAAGGCCAAGAAGATTGCCGTGATCGACGACCGCACCGCCTTCGGCCAGGGGCTGGCGGACGAATTCGTCAAGGGCGTCAAGAAGGCGGGGGCCGGCACAAGCGTCGTCAGCCGCCAGTTCACCAGTGACAAGGCAACCGATTTCAGCGCCATCCTGACCCAGATCCGCGCGCGCGATCCGGACGTGATTTTTTATGGCGGCATGGATGCGGTTGCCGGGCCAATGCTCAAGCAGATGAAGGCGCTCGGGCTGCGTGCCAAGCTCATTTCGGGCGACGGCGTCTGCTCGGAAAAAATGCCGCTGCTGGCCGGCGATGCGCTGGTCGACGACAAGGTGTATTGCGTCGTGGCAGGCGGCGTTGGTGCCGCGCAGGAAGCGGGCCTGAACGCCTTCACGCAGCGTTACCAGCAGCGCTACAAGCTTCCGGTGCAGACGTATGCGCCGTATGCCTACGATGCGGTGATGGTATTCGCGAAAGCGATGCAGGCCGCAAATTCGAGCGATCCAGCCAGGTTCCTGCCGACGTTGGCCGCCGTCAGGCACGAGGGCGTTACTGGCAGTATCGCCTTCGATCAGAAGGGCGATTTGCGCGACGCGGCGATGACGATTTATACCTTCCGCAAAGGCAAGAAGGTCAGGCTGGCCGTGCTGCGCTAACGCGGAGAATTCAAACGACGGCCATGCCGATAATGGCTGGCCGGCCATTTACCAACGCGACCAGCAATTCGCTGGTGATATATCGACATTTGATCCAGCGCCAAAGATAGTCATTGTGACATTCTGTGACTTATGGAACTTGTGTGTCTGCTATGCTGGATAAAGTCGGATGACGCTAGCGCTCATCTCTGAAAAAAAGACAACGCAGATTAAGTATGGAAAACAGGGCATGAATATTACAAAAAAATTGATTGTCCAGAGCGTGCTTGCTGGATTGCTTGTAGCCCTGCTTGTTCTCATCTACGAGTATGTCGTTGGACCGATATCTGCCAATTTTTTGGTGCGAGGTATTGGTATAGGAATACTTTGCGGTTTTGCATCGGTCACCTTTTTATTACTTGGGAATCGAAAAAGTTCTTGAATATCTGCTCTCGGTAGATTACTGACTTCACGTCAAGATGACTTTTGCAAACGATGAAAAACTTTTTCTTTAATGCGTCAGGAGTTGCCGTTGGCACACTTCTTTACACCGGTTTCCTGAGCAGTACAGACGAACTCGATTGGGGCCGTGCTGCATTCGTGGGGATTTTCTGTGGAATATGCTTGGCTATATGGCCTGGCAAAAACAGAAAAAAGTAAGCCAACAGACGCAGTGTCAGTGAATTTCCCAGCGCATCACCTGCTTTTCTGCCTGTGTTGCCAACTGGCCGGCTGCGCTACCGGCAGCTATTCGGAAACCGTCTGAACCCGGCAACGTTGAGCAACGAGCCGTCAGGCAATCTCGTGGCCCTGTTCGACGCCGCCAGCCTGGCCGCTAACGACAACCCGGTATCGTCAACAGTCGACGACATGCTACAGGCTGACCCCGAACTCCAGCGGCGTTTGCAACAGGTACATCTCGTGTTGGTCATTGCCCCCAACGCACCCATCGACACGCATCTGATCAGCGAGTGGAACGGCGTCAATCCGTCGATGGCAATCCACGCGCCGTATAGTGCCGCGCAATGGGAGAGCATCGACGTGACAGGCATACCGTCCTTTCATCTGCTCAGGAACGGCAAGCTCGTCGACCGGCGCACCGGCTGGTCAGACACCGGCAAGGCGGATCTCCTCAAATTGATCGATGCCGCCGAATAAGTCGATTGCCATGCGACGAGGATCCATCGACGTTCAGGCAGCGTGCCTGCGATGCGTCATGCATGGCGAGGTTACGCGACGGTGACCGGTGGTAGGATGCTGCTTTCGTTCAGAAGTCCAGAGGAAGCAATGACCATATTCGCCATGTCCGTCTTCGATGCAACCGTGATCTACGACGGCAAGGAACTCTTCAAGGGGCAGGGCGCCGCCACTGGCTGGGCCGAGAAGCTTGCGAAGGAAATCGAGAGCCGCGTCACCGTCGAAAAAATCGGCACCGGCTGGGCGCTGGTCGGCCGGGTCGACGGCGTGGACTGCCGTTGGGGCATCATGGGGCAGCGCCTCAAGCGGCTGGACTGATCGTCATGCGTAGTTCGAACAGCGGTCTCGTCTATTCCACGGAAACGGGCCGCATGTGCCCCACCTGTCGCCAGCCTGCGGCGCAGTGCACGTGCAAGGCGGGCGCCAGTGCTGCGCCGGTCGGCGATGGGAATGTGCGGGTGTCGTTGCAGAGCAAGGGGCGGGGCGGCAAAAGCGTCACGCTCGTCAAGGGCGTGGCGCTCGATCCGATGGCCCTGGCCGTGCTCGGCAAGCAATTGCGCACGGCCTGCGGCGCCGGCGGGACCGTCAAGGACGGTGTGATCGAAGTGCAGGGCGATCATTGCGACACCGTTCTGCAGGCACTGGCCAAACTCGGGCACCGGGCGAAGCGGGCCGGCGGCTGACGCCGGCCCAGGTACATCAGTAGTCGCGTGCAGCGCGCGTTGCCAGCGCCACCACGGCAATGCCTGCCGTGACGATCAGCGCATCTTCGATCAGGCCGCTGCGGGTCTGGCCCATCTTGGCCATCGCCTGTTTGCGGGCGGCCAGCGTCGCATACGCCAACGGCACGGCGGTCGCGACGGCGACTGCGGCGCCTGCCTTTTCACGACCCTCTGGCGCCAGCGCCGCACCGGCAATGCCCGCGCTGGCGATGCGCGCCAGCAGGCCCAGGAACACGGTGCGGTCCGGCGCCGACTTCATCTTGTCGCCGTACAGTTCACCGGCGCCCATGGCCAGTGCGCCGTACTTGAACAGGGGGCGGTCCAGTAGCATGAGGTTGCCAGATGTGTGACGGCCGGCAAGGCGTGCGGCGGCAAGCGTGGCCATCGGCGTCATCGAGCGGGCGCTGGCGACAGCGCCAATCAGGGCGGAAGAGAGCAGGCTGGTAGATTTCATCGTAAGTCCTAAGGAAATAGTGTTGTTCGATACGTTGTTCAACTGAATACAAGATTGATTCAGTTGCCTTATTTTTAACACAAAATCGAAAATCAGCCTGTTCTGTAAGGACGCTAGAAGACCCGGCGCGGGGCTGCCGTGGCCAGGTCGCCGCTGTTGGGTGTACCAGTGCGCTCGATCAGCATGATCTGCGCTTCGTGGGGCGCGCGGGGCCGGTGCCGCACGCCTTGCGGCACGACATAGAGCTGACCCTGTCCCAGCGTCACGGTCGTGCCGTCGTCAAGGTCGATCTCGAGACTGCCGGCCAGCACCAGGAAAAAATCGTCCGAATCGTCGTGCACATGCCAGTGGTATTCGCCACGCAATTTGGCAACCATGACGTCGTGGCCGTTGAACAGGCTGACCGTGCGCGGTTGCCAGGCTTCGTTGAATGTGGCC
Encoded proteins:
- a CDS encoding amidohydrolase, with product MSFSRTFRSTFRHTILAASLLAGLSQVGAHAASLPAPFDTQLAADFPKLEAFYRDLHANPELGFAEHKTAAKLAERAKALGFEVTTGVGGTGVVAILKNGPGPTVMLRTEMDALPVLEKTGLPFASKVTTKNAAGDTVPVAHACGHDLHMAAWYGTAKLMAENRKAWSGTLMLIGQPSEEALTGAAAMLKDGLFTRFPKPDYALSMHDDASMASGTVMWHAGPFRASADTVTITMFGQGGHGAVPHETRDPVVMAARLVMALQTLISRENNPLDPVVITVGSIQGGTQANIVPDQVKLALTVRTFRPEVRQRVLASIAREAKGEALAAGAPKEPLVEVKTGTDSVVNDPQLVARAVKAVEQAVGPDFVKEMPAKMTSEDFAMYGQQPGVKALLLHVGAVDAGRLEAAKKAGKPLPGTHSPQWAPDLKPTLTNTIKAETAILLDLMAPQR
- a CDS encoding branched-chain amino acid ABC transporter substrate-binding protein yields the protein MHFLVLAAASSLVLATVPLAQAQPAGKVLQVKIGTVSPLSGPSAHAGKDIENGARLAIDDLNAKGIVLGGSKVQWVLQPEDDGADPRTGTTVAQKLVDAKVAAVVGHLNSGTTVPASKIYANAGIPQISPAATTPVYTNQGFKTAFRVVANDNLIGRTLATYTLGTLKAKKIAVIDDRTAFGQGLADEFVKGVKKAGAGTSVVSRQFTSDKATDFSAILTQIRARDPDVIFYGGMDAVAGPMLKQMKALGLRAKLISGDGVCSEKMPLLAGDALVDDKVYCVVAGGVGAAQEAGLNAFTQRYQQRYKLPVQTYAPYAYDAVMVFAKAMQAANSSDPARFLPTLAAVRHEGVTGSIAFDQKGDLRDAAMTIYTFRKGKKVRLAVLR
- a CDS encoding translation initiation factor Sui1, translating into MRSSNSGLVYSTETGRMCPTCRQPAAQCTCKAGASAAPVGDGNVRVSLQSKGRGGKSVTLVKGVALDPMALAVLGKQLRTACGAGGTVKDGVIEVQGDHCDTVLQALAKLGHRAKRAGG
- a CDS encoding cupin domain-containing protein, whose product is MNAAIDLAGKLATFNEAWQPRTVSLFNGHDVMVAKLRGEYHWHVHDDSDDFFLVLAGSLEIDLDDGTTVTLGQGQLYVVPQGVRHRPRAPHEAQIMLIERTGTPNSGDLATAAPRRVF